The following proteins are co-located in the Nomia melanderi isolate GNS246 chromosome 1, iyNomMela1, whole genome shotgun sequence genome:
- the LOC116432690 gene encoding nucleoside diphosphate kinase homolog 5, with amino-acid sequence MASGSIVVHVLAKRRGVEEWRLLMGPTKVTEARLYYPDSIRARYGRRGEDFKNAVHGSSTREDAEREIHFFFPELTVEPLLKNEAAVDYLEETINSVLAEGLSLCCKFKPAEPVLWLANWLITNNPNKPKLPQDLAMIPT; translated from the exons ATGGCGTCTGGTTCTATTGTTGTTCACGTTCTGGCGAAACGTCGTGGCGTGGAAGAGTGGAGGTTACTTATGGGGCCGACTAAG GTCACAGAAGCTCGACTGTATTATCCTGACAGCATCAGAGCGAGGTATGGCAGAAGAGGCGAGGATTTTAAGAATGCTGTACATGGCAGTAGCACGAGAGAAGATGCGGAGAGGGAGATTCACTTCTTCTTCCCAGAAC TGACAGTCGAACCTCTCTTGAAAAATGAAGCAGCAGTCGATTACTTAGAAGAGACCATCAATTCAGTCCTTGCGGAAGGTTTATCTTTG TGTTGCAAATTCAAACCAGCTGAACCTGTCCTGTGGCTGGCCAATTGGCTGATAACGAACAATCCTAATAAACCCAAGTTGCCGCAAGATCTTGCTATGATCCCAACTTAA
- the LOC116432689 gene encoding uncharacterized protein LOC116432689 isoform X1: MALRSSTLKPKDSSSQKVLLSIVDPWDVRVASVDPVGLAERRGVSLSITPPQSNGNTPQESTSPGRTVRIPSPWYKPAYTNASDTNSFSGTARSSSSEPTWVDPWYSPSRSPVETGFSSSETSQKPSRKKSPARNSKRSCGLRSDQTIPDGNGLIGSGQEITCDDFDHEYKAGPAARVRFETEERPRSSTWGSPLEIDRVDEKNQLYPSKTVPLPTVVVSQYGNDNLTREEDKQELKDSENLEKDKDCEATKDPASRGYFEDKELVNVVQNLVTSRYSPVLGSQKRSSRRTLCRRCESQKETDIVDDLKLTEVDGSIFAASATERGPEVVEDETKERFFHSAADRGLVATRIRKTSISMPSNLDEMEDLRIDRQKGTASKFTRSESEDSSSVTFSNSGSTPNGSPLGSETEEEANDEELAKVPLQAPPRRKTRTVSPMMNQKLGTDQLELPGAQSANSTITSVNSISSLLKEKLQMSLPQALRSSKKRQNADYRLRAFVGILFLCVVFLVGFAHIYYTQHVLQRAYFDKFRFNKNERMMHVYSSTGAEVIAARLGEGIPPDTGVFPCLPHHQKPDSVCLEWLQQTRLYLAHTRHEDMNCYHVTWQSLNPFHKPTDCFDWSSKRGHWYGAGQVQSMPYPLERGRLDLSPFITGDIAKHPFGNVLKRYFLNSKGATILVDPETPLYVSIKANKSDDFCLQAKHDAFAYINHLTPLPQLNYTICATDNMKNLHSSMAEKSLWDGLKPDELHAVHSLLSEPVWQIVPTNEAAIYNYTEDVIALGFLRQGHVLLSGEWQPSTGDFILDEERFPSMEETINIIHRRGFRIVFTIQPFISTESVNFKDAVTNRLLISERGSDPRIPALTRYKQGNSVGVLDITTNRTLPWLQSKLESLIMKYHVDSFYLDLGTAQDMPHYYKCEQPLTNPDHYKTLFTKAILGSVPVIGVSGAISRPRAPVFVSLPPFSSSWRAIKTVIPTVLTYGMIGYPFIMPGAVGGDVSLPMSDNNPDNDFEVSLPDKELYIRWLQMSTFLPVIRFTHLPSKYSDESVLEIAKKLTTLRQKTVTPLLKKYAKETLDTGLPIIRPLWMLDPADPACHVLVDEFSVGEELIVAPVLFSGSRQREVYLPAGVWRDGIDGSLRKGSRWIHNYRVAEDKVAYFVKMPDNTRF; encoded by the exons ATGGCACTGCGATCCTCAACGCTGAAACCCAAGGATTCCAGCTCTCAG AAAGTGTTGCTCTCCATCGTCGATCCCTGGGACGTTCGAGTGGCCAGTGTCGATCCGGTCGGCTTGGCGGAGCGTCGAGGCGTCTCCTTATCGATCACGCCGCCGCAATCGAACGGTAACACCCCGCAGGAGTCGACGTCACCTGGCAGGACCGTCAGGATACCGTCGCCTTGGTACAAGCCAGCCTACACGAACGCGTCGGACACGAATTCTTTCAGCGGAACAGCTCGATCCAGCTCCAGCGAGCCTACCTGGGTGGATCCTTGGTATTCGCCCAGCAG GTCTCCAGTTGAAACTGGATTCAGCTCCTCGGAGACTTCGCAGAAACCGAGCAGAAAGAAGTCGCCAGCGAGAAATTCGAAGCGTAGCTGTGGCCTCCGCAGCGATCAGACAATTCCGGACGGCAATGGATTAATCGGCTCGGGGCAGGAAATCACGTGCGATGATTTCGATCACGAGTACAAGGCCGGACCAGCCGCGAGAGTGCGTTTCGAGACCGAGGAACGGCCCAG GAGTTCCACATGGGGTTCCCCGTTAGAGATAGACCGTGTCGATGAGAAGAATCAGTTGTACCCGTCGAAAACAGTTCCTCTGCCTACAGTTGTTGTCAGTCAGTATGGAAATGATAATTTAACGCGAGAAGAGGACAAACAGGAACTAAAGGACAGCGAAAATCTTGAAAAGGATAAGGATTGCGAGGCGACCAAGGATCCAGCCAGTCGTGGGTACTTTGAGGACAAGGAATTGGTCAACGTTGTGCAGAATCTAGTGACGTCGAG GTACAGTCCCGTTCTTGGTTCGCAAAAGAGATCGAGCAGACGCACGCTATGTCGTCGATGCGAGTCGCAGAAGGAAACGGACATAGTAG ACGATCTGAAGCTGACGGAAGTTGACGGAAGCATTTTCGCGGCAAGTGCGACTGAACGGGGGCCGGAAGTCGTCGAGGACGAGACAAAGGAAAGATTTTTTCATTCCGCAGCAGATAGAGGATTAGTTGCGACGCGCATTCGTAAAACTAGCATCTCGATGCCGAGCAATTTGGACGAAATGGAGGACCTACGGATCGACAGGCAGAAG GGAACCGCGTCCAAGTTCACGAGGTCCGAGAGCGAGGACAGTAGCAGCGTGACGTTCAGCAACAGCGGCTCGACGCCCAATGGAAGCCCGCTTGGCTCGGAAACCGAGGAGGAGGCCAACGACGAAGAGCTTGCGAA AGTGCCGCTGCAGGCACCTCCTCGACGGAAAACTAGAACGGTGTCGCCGATGATGAACCAGAAGTTAGGGACCGATCAGCTGGAGCTGCCAGGTGCGCAGAGCGCGAACTCCACGATAACCAGCGTGAACAGCATCAGCAGTTTGCTCAAAGAGAAGCTGCAGATGTCTTTGCCGCAGGCTTTGCGCAGCAGCAAGAAGAGACAGAACGCCGACTATCG GCTCCGAGCCTTCGTTGGTATACTGTTCCTCTGCGTTGTTTTTCTCGTTGGGTTCGCACACATTTATTACACACAGCATGTACTGCAGCGTGCATATTTCGACAAGTTCAG GTTCAACAAGAACGAGAGAATGATGCACGTGTACAGTAGCACAGGGGCGGAAGTGATAGCAGCCCGATTAGGGGAGGGGATTCCACCGGACACCGGGGTCTTTCCCTGTCTGCCTCATCATCAGAAACCAGACTCGGTGTGTCTGGAATGGTTGCAACAAACGCGTCTCTATCTGGCGCATACGCGACACGAGGACATGAATTGCTACCATGTTACCTGGCAGAGTTTGAATCCGTTCCACAAGCCCACGGATTGCTTCGATTGGTCTTCGAAGAGAGGACACTG GTACGGTGCAGGTCAAGTGCAGAGCATGCCGTATCCCCTGGAACGCGGACGTCTCGATCTTAGCCCATTCATCACCGGTGACATCGCCAAGCATCCGTTCGGCAACGTGCTCAAACGTTACTTCCTGAACTCGAAGGGCGCGACCATCCTGGTGGACCCTGAGACGCCACTTTACGTGTCCATCAAGGCGAATAAGAGCGATGACTTCTGTCTGCAGGCTAAACACGACGCGTTCGCCTACATCAATCACCTGACCCCGTTGCCTCAACTGAACTACACAATTTGCGCAACGGATAACATGAAGAACCTCCATTCCTCCATGGCGGAGAAGTCACTGTGGGATGGACTGAAACCAGACGAGCTCCACGCTGTTCATTCCTTGCTATCTGAGCCTGTCTGGCAAATAGTGCCCACCAACGAAGCTGCCATCTACAATTATACGGAAGACGTGATCGCCTTGGGATTCTTGAGGCAGGGACACGTGTTGCTGAGCGGGGAATGGCAGCCTAGCACCGGTGACTTCATACTGGACGAAGAACGGTTCCCCTCGATGGAGGAAACGATCAACATCATTCACAGGCGAGGCTTTAGAATCGTGTTCACCATACAGCCCTTTATATCTACGGAGTCTGTGAACTTCAAGGATGCTGTGACAAACAGGCTGTTGATCTCTGAGAGGGGAAGTGATCCCAGGATACCCGCGTTAACCAG GTACAAGCAAGGCAATAGCGTAGGAGTCCTAGATATCACAACGAACAGAACTCTCCCTTGGCTGCAGTCCAAACTCGAGAGTCTGATCATGAAATATCACGTCGACTCGTTTTACTTGGATCTGGGCACCGCGCAGGACATGCCACACTACTACAAATGCGAGCAGCCGTTGACCAATCCGGATCATTATAAAACTCTGTTCACCAAGGCAATCCTGGGCTCTGTGCCAGTGATCGGTGTCTCAGGAGCGATTTCTCGGCCCCGAGCGCCGGTCTTTGTCTCCTTGCCTCCGTTCTCTTCCTCGTGGAGAGCTATCAAAACCGTCATCCCCACCGTCCTGACTTACGGAATGATAGGCTACCCGTTCATCATGCCTGGAGCCGTGGGCGGAGACGTATCCTTGCCTATGTCCGATAATAATCCAGACAACGACTTCGAAGTTAGTTTACCCGACAAAGAGCTGTACATCAGATGGCTGCAGATGTCCACCTTCTTGCCAGTGATTCGTTTCACCCACTTGCCTAGCAAATACTCGGACGAATCTGTCCTGGAGATAGCGAAGAAGCTGACCACTCTAAGGCAAAAGACTGTGACACCGTTGCTGAAGAAGTACGCTAAGGAGACACTGGACACTGGTCTGCCTATAATCAGACCCCTGTGGATGTTGGATCCAGCGGATCCTGCGTGTCACGTGCTCGTAGACGAGTTCTCTGTCGGCGAGGAACTGATAGTTGCCCCTGTCCTCTTTTCTGGCAGCAGGCAGAGGGAAGTTTATCTACCAGCTGGAGTCTGGAGGGACGGAATCGACGGCAGTCTCAGGAAAGGGTCTAGGTGGATCCACAATTACAGGGTAGCCGAGGACAAAGTCGCTTATTTCGTGAAAATGCCAGACAATACGAGGTTCTGA
- the LOC116432689 gene encoding uncharacterized protein LOC116432689 isoform X2 — protein sequence MDKLKRKRKKHDSQKKVLLSIVDPWDVRVASVDPVGLAERRGVSLSITPPQSNGNTPQESTSPGRTVRIPSPWYKPAYTNASDTNSFSGTARSSSSEPTWVDPWYSPSRSPVETGFSSSETSQKPSRKKSPARNSKRSCGLRSDQTIPDGNGLIGSGQEITCDDFDHEYKAGPAARVRFETEERPRSSTWGSPLEIDRVDEKNQLYPSKTVPLPTVVVSQYGNDNLTREEDKQELKDSENLEKDKDCEATKDPASRGYFEDKELVNVVQNLVTSRYSPVLGSQKRSSRRTLCRRCESQKETDIVDDLKLTEVDGSIFAASATERGPEVVEDETKERFFHSAADRGLVATRIRKTSISMPSNLDEMEDLRIDRQKGTASKFTRSESEDSSSVTFSNSGSTPNGSPLGSETEEEANDEELAKVPLQAPPRRKTRTVSPMMNQKLGTDQLELPGAQSANSTITSVNSISSLLKEKLQMSLPQALRSSKKRQNADYRLRAFVGILFLCVVFLVGFAHIYYTQHVLQRAYFDKFRFNKNERMMHVYSSTGAEVIAARLGEGIPPDTGVFPCLPHHQKPDSVCLEWLQQTRLYLAHTRHEDMNCYHVTWQSLNPFHKPTDCFDWSSKRGHWYGAGQVQSMPYPLERGRLDLSPFITGDIAKHPFGNVLKRYFLNSKGATILVDPETPLYVSIKANKSDDFCLQAKHDAFAYINHLTPLPQLNYTICATDNMKNLHSSMAEKSLWDGLKPDELHAVHSLLSEPVWQIVPTNEAAIYNYTEDVIALGFLRQGHVLLSGEWQPSTGDFILDEERFPSMEETINIIHRRGFRIVFTIQPFISTESVNFKDAVTNRLLISERGSDPRIPALTRYKQGNSVGVLDITTNRTLPWLQSKLESLIMKYHVDSFYLDLGTAQDMPHYYKCEQPLTNPDHYKTLFTKAILGSVPVIGVSGAISRPRAPVFVSLPPFSSSWRAIKTVIPTVLTYGMIGYPFIMPGAVGGDVSLPMSDNNPDNDFEVSLPDKELYIRWLQMSTFLPVIRFTHLPSKYSDESVLEIAKKLTTLRQKTVTPLLKKYAKETLDTGLPIIRPLWMLDPADPACHVLVDEFSVGEELIVAPVLFSGSRQREVYLPAGVWRDGIDGSLRKGSRWIHNYRVAEDKVAYFVKMPDNTRF from the exons ATGGACAAGTTGAAACGGAAACGTAAGAAGCACGACAGCCAGAAG AAAGTGTTGCTCTCCATCGTCGATCCCTGGGACGTTCGAGTGGCCAGTGTCGATCCGGTCGGCTTGGCGGAGCGTCGAGGCGTCTCCTTATCGATCACGCCGCCGCAATCGAACGGTAACACCCCGCAGGAGTCGACGTCACCTGGCAGGACCGTCAGGATACCGTCGCCTTGGTACAAGCCAGCCTACACGAACGCGTCGGACACGAATTCTTTCAGCGGAACAGCTCGATCCAGCTCCAGCGAGCCTACCTGGGTGGATCCTTGGTATTCGCCCAGCAG GTCTCCAGTTGAAACTGGATTCAGCTCCTCGGAGACTTCGCAGAAACCGAGCAGAAAGAAGTCGCCAGCGAGAAATTCGAAGCGTAGCTGTGGCCTCCGCAGCGATCAGACAATTCCGGACGGCAATGGATTAATCGGCTCGGGGCAGGAAATCACGTGCGATGATTTCGATCACGAGTACAAGGCCGGACCAGCCGCGAGAGTGCGTTTCGAGACCGAGGAACGGCCCAG GAGTTCCACATGGGGTTCCCCGTTAGAGATAGACCGTGTCGATGAGAAGAATCAGTTGTACCCGTCGAAAACAGTTCCTCTGCCTACAGTTGTTGTCAGTCAGTATGGAAATGATAATTTAACGCGAGAAGAGGACAAACAGGAACTAAAGGACAGCGAAAATCTTGAAAAGGATAAGGATTGCGAGGCGACCAAGGATCCAGCCAGTCGTGGGTACTTTGAGGACAAGGAATTGGTCAACGTTGTGCAGAATCTAGTGACGTCGAG GTACAGTCCCGTTCTTGGTTCGCAAAAGAGATCGAGCAGACGCACGCTATGTCGTCGATGCGAGTCGCAGAAGGAAACGGACATAGTAG ACGATCTGAAGCTGACGGAAGTTGACGGAAGCATTTTCGCGGCAAGTGCGACTGAACGGGGGCCGGAAGTCGTCGAGGACGAGACAAAGGAAAGATTTTTTCATTCCGCAGCAGATAGAGGATTAGTTGCGACGCGCATTCGTAAAACTAGCATCTCGATGCCGAGCAATTTGGACGAAATGGAGGACCTACGGATCGACAGGCAGAAG GGAACCGCGTCCAAGTTCACGAGGTCCGAGAGCGAGGACAGTAGCAGCGTGACGTTCAGCAACAGCGGCTCGACGCCCAATGGAAGCCCGCTTGGCTCGGAAACCGAGGAGGAGGCCAACGACGAAGAGCTTGCGAA AGTGCCGCTGCAGGCACCTCCTCGACGGAAAACTAGAACGGTGTCGCCGATGATGAACCAGAAGTTAGGGACCGATCAGCTGGAGCTGCCAGGTGCGCAGAGCGCGAACTCCACGATAACCAGCGTGAACAGCATCAGCAGTTTGCTCAAAGAGAAGCTGCAGATGTCTTTGCCGCAGGCTTTGCGCAGCAGCAAGAAGAGACAGAACGCCGACTATCG GCTCCGAGCCTTCGTTGGTATACTGTTCCTCTGCGTTGTTTTTCTCGTTGGGTTCGCACACATTTATTACACACAGCATGTACTGCAGCGTGCATATTTCGACAAGTTCAG GTTCAACAAGAACGAGAGAATGATGCACGTGTACAGTAGCACAGGGGCGGAAGTGATAGCAGCCCGATTAGGGGAGGGGATTCCACCGGACACCGGGGTCTTTCCCTGTCTGCCTCATCATCAGAAACCAGACTCGGTGTGTCTGGAATGGTTGCAACAAACGCGTCTCTATCTGGCGCATACGCGACACGAGGACATGAATTGCTACCATGTTACCTGGCAGAGTTTGAATCCGTTCCACAAGCCCACGGATTGCTTCGATTGGTCTTCGAAGAGAGGACACTG GTACGGTGCAGGTCAAGTGCAGAGCATGCCGTATCCCCTGGAACGCGGACGTCTCGATCTTAGCCCATTCATCACCGGTGACATCGCCAAGCATCCGTTCGGCAACGTGCTCAAACGTTACTTCCTGAACTCGAAGGGCGCGACCATCCTGGTGGACCCTGAGACGCCACTTTACGTGTCCATCAAGGCGAATAAGAGCGATGACTTCTGTCTGCAGGCTAAACACGACGCGTTCGCCTACATCAATCACCTGACCCCGTTGCCTCAACTGAACTACACAATTTGCGCAACGGATAACATGAAGAACCTCCATTCCTCCATGGCGGAGAAGTCACTGTGGGATGGACTGAAACCAGACGAGCTCCACGCTGTTCATTCCTTGCTATCTGAGCCTGTCTGGCAAATAGTGCCCACCAACGAAGCTGCCATCTACAATTATACGGAAGACGTGATCGCCTTGGGATTCTTGAGGCAGGGACACGTGTTGCTGAGCGGGGAATGGCAGCCTAGCACCGGTGACTTCATACTGGACGAAGAACGGTTCCCCTCGATGGAGGAAACGATCAACATCATTCACAGGCGAGGCTTTAGAATCGTGTTCACCATACAGCCCTTTATATCTACGGAGTCTGTGAACTTCAAGGATGCTGTGACAAACAGGCTGTTGATCTCTGAGAGGGGAAGTGATCCCAGGATACCCGCGTTAACCAG GTACAAGCAAGGCAATAGCGTAGGAGTCCTAGATATCACAACGAACAGAACTCTCCCTTGGCTGCAGTCCAAACTCGAGAGTCTGATCATGAAATATCACGTCGACTCGTTTTACTTGGATCTGGGCACCGCGCAGGACATGCCACACTACTACAAATGCGAGCAGCCGTTGACCAATCCGGATCATTATAAAACTCTGTTCACCAAGGCAATCCTGGGCTCTGTGCCAGTGATCGGTGTCTCAGGAGCGATTTCTCGGCCCCGAGCGCCGGTCTTTGTCTCCTTGCCTCCGTTCTCTTCCTCGTGGAGAGCTATCAAAACCGTCATCCCCACCGTCCTGACTTACGGAATGATAGGCTACCCGTTCATCATGCCTGGAGCCGTGGGCGGAGACGTATCCTTGCCTATGTCCGATAATAATCCAGACAACGACTTCGAAGTTAGTTTACCCGACAAAGAGCTGTACATCAGATGGCTGCAGATGTCCACCTTCTTGCCAGTGATTCGTTTCACCCACTTGCCTAGCAAATACTCGGACGAATCTGTCCTGGAGATAGCGAAGAAGCTGACCACTCTAAGGCAAAAGACTGTGACACCGTTGCTGAAGAAGTACGCTAAGGAGACACTGGACACTGGTCTGCCTATAATCAGACCCCTGTGGATGTTGGATCCAGCGGATCCTGCGTGTCACGTGCTCGTAGACGAGTTCTCTGTCGGCGAGGAACTGATAGTTGCCCCTGTCCTCTTTTCTGGCAGCAGGCAGAGGGAAGTTTATCTACCAGCTGGAGTCTGGAGGGACGGAATCGACGGCAGTCTCAGGAAAGGGTCTAGGTGGATCCACAATTACAGGGTAGCCGAGGACAAAGTCGCTTATTTCGTGAAAATGCCAGACAATACGAGGTTCTGA
- the Snx27 gene encoding sorting nexin 27 isoform X2 yields the protein MLSCYVTAMQCEWMENRGRYRSDSRLRAIASGNNVNVEGATHKQVVDLIKSGGDVLTLTVISVTPQEAERLEPFEDLSYASVDYSEKRSLPISVPDYHVRERKHERYVVFNVHMAGRHLCSRRYREFAALHVALKKEFIGFNFPKLPGKWPFQLSEQQLDARRRGLEQYLEKVCAVRVIAESDAMQDFLTDRLEEDGDQGPAVDLKVLLPDREVVTVTVAKAASVKDVYDAVCSRVGLDAETAKYFYLFEIVEYNFERKLQPHEHPHTLYIQNYSTASATCLAIRRWLFNVNRPLGEQALTWIFWQTIDEVNRGHITAGERLYQLKALQDASRKHEYLKLAKELSGYGDIVFPHCTCDSRKEGHVVAAVGAGAFKLHAAKEDGTLESQVVEFQWNTITRWEIDEEGMAFCFQYTRQDNRPPRWLKVFTPYYTFLSDCFDRIAEEAKWDDPGE from the exons ATGTTGTCTTGCTACGTGACCGCGATGCAATGCGAGTGGATGGAGAACCGTGGACGTTACAGATCGGATTCGCGGCTCAGAGCTATCGCCAGCGG GAACAACGTGAACGTCGAGGGAGCCACCCACAAGCAGGTGGTCGACTTGATCAAGTCCGGGGGCGACGTTCTGACGTTGACCGTCATCTCCGTGACGCCGCAGGAGGCGGAGAGATTGGAGCCTTTTGAAGATCTGAG TTACGCGTCAGTGGACTACAGCGAGAAAAGGTCGCTACCTATCAGCGTGCCAGATTACCACGTACGCGAAAGGAAACACGAGCGTTACGTGGTGTTCAACGTTCACATGGCGGGCAGACATTTGTGCTCCCGGCGTTACCGAGAGTTCGCTGCTCTACACGTGGCGCTCAAGAAAGAGTTCATTGGCTTCAACTTCCCGAAACTACCCGGGAAATGGCCATTCCA ATTAAGCGAACAACAGCTAGACGCGAGGAGACGGGGCTTGGAACAGTACCTAGAAAAGGTGTGCGCCGTTCGAGTGATCGCCGAAAGCGACGCTATGCAGGACTTCCTGACCGACAGACTCGAAGAGGATGGCGATCAGGGGCCAGCTGTGGATCTGAAAGTATTATTACCGGACCGCGAGGTCGTCACCGTCACCGTCGCGAAAGCTGCTTCCGTGAAGGACGTGTACGACGCGGTTTGCAGTCGAGTCGGCTTGGACGCGGAGACGGCGAAATACTTCTATCTCTTCGAGATCGTCGAGTATAATTTCG AACGGAAGCTGCAACCCCACGAGCATCCCCACACTTTGTACATTCAAAACTACTCGACCGCCAGCGCGACGTGTCTCGCGATACGGAGGTGGCTTTTCAATGTGAACCGGCCGCTCGGCGAGCAGGCGCTAACCTGGATCTTCTGGCAGACCATCGACGAGGTGAACAGGGGCCATATTACGGCCGGCGAACGGCTGTATCAGTTGAAGGCTCTGCAAGACGCGTCGAGAAAGCACGAA TACCTGAAGCTGGCGAAAGAACTGAGCGGTTACGGCGATATCGTGTTCCCTCACTGTACGTGCGACTCCAGGAAGGAAGGGCACGTGGTTGCCGCGGTGGGAGCAGGAGCTTTCAAATTGCACGCGGCAAAGGAAGACGGCACTTTGGAGTCGCAGGTTGTCGAGTTCCAATGGAACACCATCACCCGGTGGGAGATAGACGAGGAAGGAATGGCGTTCTGTTTCCAGTACACGCGCCAGGATAATCGTCCACCTCGTTGGCTCAAGGTCTTCACACCTTAT TACACGTTCCTGTCCGATTGCTTCGATCGAATAGCCGAGGAGGCGAAGTGGGACGACCCGGGCGAATGA